One Glycine max cultivar Williams 82 chromosome 1, Glycine_max_v4.0, whole genome shotgun sequence genomic window, ctttttgaatttttttgtcacTATTTTATAAATACATTGCTATGCTAATTTTGATTGCAAGCTTTTATTAAAGAGatgcattttattttacaagctaatattttaattattaattttattataaaaacttgTTATAAACCTAcctatttatttcaaattaataatcaacatatcaatataataataaataataatacgtTAGACatgtacaaataattaaaacccATTTTAGTAATTACattgttcaaaattaattttgattaaatgtattcaatcatcattccattaaacaatcaatttttgaaaaggatTGAAGAGTTCAATTTCCGCCCATctgaataaatgaataattgttATCATCATTTACCATAACGATCTCCTATTAcctttattcaagaaaaaaaattaaaaatatttaattataacgaGTTCTAGAATTCTAAATatattcttctaaaaaaattctaaatatattattataagggcatgcataataatattaacataacataaattcACCAACACATTTTCTTACCCAAAAAAATCTTGATATATCAGAGACAGCAAAGGACACTTATACATTTTTGGTTTGTGGAATGACTGATTTATGAGGGAAGGGAAAGAAAATATCCCAATTTTATTCTTTCCTTGGTTTGTTATAGTATAAAAGAGGGGaggaaatattaataatattgtgAGGTCTACTGTTTATTTGTTCCTTTATCTTTTCagagaaaaggaaggaaagcaGTTGTACGGTACAAAATGACATAAATATATACTTTTCTATTAGgaatatatataactttatttttttataaaataatttaataacaccttttaataaaaaaaatattttaaattttttaaccaatactCTAATATTGTGTTTGGTAGGGATAAAAGTGTCAAATGAAAAAGTGGATGGAAATAGGAGAGTTGAAGGTAATTAATACAGATGAAAGTGGTatgaaagttttgaaaaaatggTGAGGTCCCCACTACAATGTTTCCATGCAAAGCAGAGAAGATGAGTGAAATAATTAGTGTTTGAGTGTGAGAGGGATCAATAAGacaataacattattttatcaatttagtcctatttttttcccctttgcTTGACTCCCAAAAGACATAATTGGTTATTGACGTGTAATCAGGTAGTTTATCATGGTACAGGTACTATTTAATAATTGACGACAAACTTTGTAACTTAATATGCCACCAAAGGCATATAATCAATTATgccttacttttattttctcttttcaaaaaaccgttttcatagagaaaaaaaatctggatatatattattttgaataaggGATAAGATGAGAATTGTGTTAATggttaaattcttatttttcttatctatcgaattactttaattcaaatatttgatcctttttcattcttttttactttaatcaaataattttactttctgttttctttttattttatttcacttcttttaatttcattttatttttttcctcacactttaattctttttcttttctctctaccaaacacaatataaaaacaccaattaacatttgtcataaaaaattgatacaaaAATTACCATACATGGTTTGAAAGTTGAGACTCAGTATGGTGATTTTACAAATGTTACATAAAAAGACTAAAACTACATTTTAAagttgaatttaattagaatcaaTTTACATAAGTATGTAATTATAAAttctcatttataataaaattattaatttttatatttatttttttaaaagttacatttatgttaatttttaatcagttgacaatataaattttgtgaaattactcggatataaaaattaaagttttttaaaaaaattcaaaattatattgtatatttttaaaatttaaaattaaatgtgcACATTATCCTAAGTTGAAGGgagtaaattgaaatttttcctatgaaaaataatgataacTACTATTTCGTctaaaaagtaataaaacaaataatttgaatACATCTTCCAAtaacatcatttttaaaattattctaattattaaataaaaatattgataaccactattttttttacattccaactattatttatattaattgtattttaaatatctaaattgaatcctatttttattttttattagttgtattcactttttatttgatatgtttttaataaaaaaatattattcagaaaattatgTTGTGCCATGCGCACTTAACCTAAGATGATATAATATTACTccattcattttattataacaaatttatatttttaaattatgaaggGTGGAAATAGTACTACGTGCCTTGCGCGCACTCACCCATCATTAGAAAATAggattttaacattgattattaaaaaCTTTCAATATCGATTATTAACCGATATTAAAACTATCGACATTAAAAGTCTCAACATTAATATCAGTTGTTttctaaaaccaatgttaagcaAATTACACAACATCAAATTTCCacataagaaaataacaaaaaaaataaaatatttagaagtacacattggtttttttatgaaaactgatgttgtcactaaaaaacaacatcggttttccaaaaacccGATGTTGTCAGtcaaaccgatgttgtttttgactgacaacatcagttttcaTCAAAGACTAATTCCAAAAACTATTCCACGCCTTCCTCATATGCATGACTCATGTGACTTGCgttcatccaactttgatccatctaaTTAATAACTCTATGATACTGATAATTGCTATGTATAGGTATATTTTAGGATTAAATCATAtaagaattattaattttcctCTCTTATTTCTACCTTTTTGTGTGGATAATTGAAATtctaacatcatttaagtttttatgcAGAAAGTATTCAAGtttatgaatttataataataatttttgcagaaaatataaagtaaagtctgagaaaacaaattgaagatctgaagttgctcgcttagcgcgtcTCAGACACTCAGCATGACGCAGTCACTCAGTGGGAAGAACACGCTTAACGCCATGAAGTATGGAGAAGTCTGATACGTGAAGGTGCGCTCAGCGTGAGTCATGCACTGAGCGCGAGGTTACTGTCGTACTCGCTAAACGTGGCAATCACGCTTAGCATGAAGGTTGCGTGAAATCCAAGCTAAACTATACctataaaaagaggaaaaggagaaggagaaaggaCACAAAACTACATAGAGAATAttcaagagaatacaattccttataAAAGGCAAAGACTAGAAGTAAGAAAGTCAATCATTAGGAGTCACTCTTTTCCTTTATTTCCTTTCTTATCTATTCCCTTAATTACCCATTAccctcttgcaattgtaaagtctctcatgacaatgagagactaaaaCCTTTTTTGTTGGGAGCTTAGCAACCAACAACTTTTGATGTAATtactcttcctatctatttaatattattactttttcaTTATCCTTTTCTATGCTTAATTTCATTGTTTATGGTTTGATCACACATatgcatggtaagttttaggggtgACATTGAGAAGTGTTATTCTCTAATAGAATTGGAAAAGAGTATCTAAATAATTCATCTCTAGTGATagaatgattttatttagtcttgttatacatctctattctGAATGCAATTCAACTGTTTTACCTCTTAAAGGGATTtgtgagagaaaatagataaattaactCTTTCACTTGAGGAATCATGGTTATAGTATATGAGTAGATGCATgtgataattgaaataatcttaaatagaaaaaaattattaacattacaaCAAGAGTAGCTCTGGTAGGCTAAGCCCCCAATATTCTCATCTTTTGAATTAACTTTTGCTTCTAATATTGGCTTCTCTCatctagtttattttaattaattaatttaatttaatgtttgtttttctctcttgtttattttaatttaattttatgccaATTATTTTACTGTTCTTTTCACAACCTTTTAAAGCAATTTAATTATTGcttgataattatatattcacctacctaagtacaaacaaagttcttGTGGATTCGATACTCGAACTTccgttttaactttactacttgtacACATTGGTGCATTTGCCAATTGATTAACAGATACTTACAAAGTTTTtcaatgcatgaaaatctcactttttcattaaaggtgtgaccctatcccattcaggaataaatatttttatagaaaattcatACGTAAAGGTTAagtcttttttcttaaatttaacgAAATTTCAGTAACATTTTgcattgatctccaagtacacgacatgaaaacAATGAGATTAATTCCAcgacaatcaagtatgcactcacagaacaaaaaaaaatgcattgtaccaaaatttcatcaaatttaagaaaatatacttaACCTTTATGCATGAATGTACTATAAaaatatgactcttcccaaactatccaaacggacaattcaagatttaatacaacgattaatgcaaactgtccgtaAGAATCATTGTATTAAATTTCAAACGGGAATATAAGGTTCACTCACGAGgaacaataattatatacaaagCAATAGTCATTAATGACATAAAACAAGGTAAAAAATGAGTCATCATAAGAAAAAAGAGCCTAACAAAAGTAAGAAAGACATTCGTACATGTGATAATGGTCACTAACAGTCTCCAACAATGAATATCGTGATCATGATGcaaacaacaaaagtaaaaatgcctaaaaaattacataagcaGTTAGGCTTGAGTCTGCATGACTTTACTTTAGGCACTTTATTATCTTATGTCTAATGGGAACGATCATATTAACATACTATATTTCATTTGATTCTATCTTGGTATTCAAGTCTTTGAATTCTTGGGCATAAACATCTAAatctaatgataaaatatttcaccAAGTTCATTTGGCAAACAACATTCTGTTCTGAATCCTGACAAGTATATGTTGAAGCAGGTTTATTGGTGGCATGACAAATACAGGCCTAGGAAGCATGCATAAGCTACGTTATGATTTAGGAAGTGTGCATCACAAATATTCCAAATTACATCAACAGTTATAGACAACATGTCTTTCAAAATCACAAGTCATAACAACCTTCACAAAGGTCTACAACAGTGAAAACACAAATCAAACATGGAGTAGCAACCCAATAGGCAAATAGTAGTAGAAACTTGACTCTCTTTTCTCCAAACAAAGATTGCTTACAATGATTAGTTCAAGGATTGTGATATTATAGGAGTTAAGATGACACACAATTATTGATGATAATGGATAAACCAAAGTAGATAGTTAGAAGAGAAACTTTATTGAAGTTgctacaataattttaaatacagACAATTACCTTGCTTCGTACACATTCTACTTTTAGGCTTTTATATAAGAGGTTGGCTTAGCATTACAtttcttttcatcatttttcaaaattaaataactataaAACAAACCATAAAAAACACAAGTCAGAATGCCTTGCCCATTTTGCCGACCATTAATACTTAAACATAACAATAGAAGTGTTCATGGATTGGCAAGTACATCAATTTgtcccaagtagtaaagttaaaacggAAGTCCAAGTATCATATTCACagagactttgtttgtacttatgtagatgaatatttgattaagaaaaaggTTTAGAAAGGTAgtagaaaaatagtaatttaaattgacagaaaattaaatcaaacaggaaaaagaattaaacatgaattaattaatgatagaaaagatgagaaaatccaatattattgtagaaggaaattcagaagatgagaatgttggaaacTTAACCTACCAAAGCTACtccttgatgtaatattaatgatttttctctatttataattattccaatttacacCTGCATTTACTAGcatactctaactttggtccccCACATGAAAGAgtctatttatctattttctcttgcAAATTCCTTTAATAGTGAATTATattaagaatagagatgtataacaGGTTAAACAAATATGAACCTATCCttagtgatgactttatttagataccctTTTCTAGTTCTATTCGAAAATAATGTTTTCCAACACTACCCCTAAAACTTatcatgcaaatgggtgatcaagccacaagtaataatattaaatgcatgaaaaaataatgcaaatgtaatagtcataaatagataggaagagaaattacatcaagagtagttaATTGTCAAGTTCTCAACAAAGAAGGTTTAACCTCTCTTTGTCATGGAGACTTTACAATTACAAGaggaaaatatttagtaaagggggaaaagataagaaagggaatgaagaaaagaaatgaCTCACATtgcttgcttcttcttctaacCTTTGTCTTCTATAAATAATTGTATTCTCTTGGAATTTTTGTGtatcttttccttcttctctcttcttcttttataagtGCAGATTAGTGGGTTTCTTGGACTAAACCcgcctttacttttcttaattagccatgattttcttaattattcttcttttcttaattagccatgctttccttaattagccacCTTTTCTTAATTAGCCTTACTTTTCTCAATTAACTTGCTTTTCTTAATTAGCTCGCTTTCCTgggctttattttactcactaagcatcataaattcatcatttttaatttaacaattatttgcttaaaaaggaaaaattaggagagaaaaattacaaatgctcaaaaaggaaaaattaggaaaaaaaaattacaaattcctatataatttaacctCAAAATATACCCATATTAGCAATTATCAAAAAACAACTTTTACCAATTTTAAGGCAtggtacaaataaaataaagagatagAATGTAGTAAATAGAAGACTAACTCATAAGTGTATAAATAATGGCTGTAGGACCCAATCTTTGCTAATTGCTCACGCAATGCTTTGTGGTCACTTGCAAATCACCCTGGATAAACAACATTAGGacaatgtacaatatatatttgGTGTTCAATTGATTTATCAAAAATTGATGTTCACAACTTTATGTTATTTACGAGTATGTCATTACATTTTtgttaatatcgattttttttaaaattgatgttaaaaacaatatttctagtagtgaccctcacatcttatttaattactaattaaaaatactatacTAAATTATCATCAATTATTGAACGATACATTGCAATCACAATGAGAAAAATGGTTTTCCACGTACATTTTGCTTCATATTCATAACATACTTTACTTTTCAACTTTTAGAATTGTATACTTTATTGAGTTGTTGTCAGAGGAGGGCATGCCGGCATGGCAACAGCGAGAACTTTCGGTGGAAGTTTGCTGATTTCTTGTCATATATGATGCGAGTGTTATATTTATAACgttttttgatattattttttatatttttttctttatctctttctACTACATTCATTATCTTCTTTCTTAGGGCATTTACTCTGTTTTCTCTTTGCATTTCTTTCTAAATTGTGAAGTTtgctataaattattttacaaagacATAGAACAATCatgtatgaaaataaaatgagatgatACTATATTTATTCGTAGAATAGTTAAAAACTCaactattgaaatttatttggtgtatttggtttaacatttcaaaagatatttttgacatcttgaacaaataataattatcgGCATGTTTGGTTTTATGTATAAGACGTGCTATCTGTGTTTTTTCACGAGttgtttttactttgttttatcacaatatcaaataattgaaatcaaacataaactataattattatatctgaaatgtaattttttacttCTCAACATTTTTCCAAACACGTTAATTACATAGTACAACTTTcgaaaaaaagatataatatatatatatatatatatatatatatatatatatatatatataatatgtaaattattttttcttcctcttattcttatttatttagaatCTTCATTCTTAGCACTATAGTAATCTAACTCTTTCCTTTTGAAGCTAACTCCACATCTTGAGCATTATCTTGGAGGTCACCACTTCCCTTGTAATGATATCTTTGAGCCACAATCAGAAAATAAACCAAGTTGAGGACTCCAGTTCCTGCTACCAGATAGTAAAAATAATCAAGCCTTCCAGCATTTATATCATTTGTCAACCAATCTGGGTGGCTATGTGTTCTAGTGACATGATGAACAGTGGTGACTAGTGCACTGCTAACATAGCTAGCCCCAGCAAAAGAGCAAGAGAACAATGCATTGGCAATGCTTCTCATATGATCAGGGAATTGCCTGTTGAAGAACTCAATTTGTCCAATCACATTGAATGCCTCACACAGGCCCATCAGGACTAGTTGTGGGACCAGCCACAGGACTGACATGGGGGCAATTCCAAGTGGGCTTGGATTTGCATTTGCCAAATCTCTTCTCACTTTTTCCACCAATGCAGCAACAACCATGGATAAGATGGAGAACACCATGCCAATTCCAATTCTCTGAAGGAGTGTGATCCCCCCCTCATGCTTAGTGACTCTCCTTAGTGTTGGCACCATGATTCTGTCATAGAATGGAACCCACACACCTATGGTGATGAATGATATGACCCCAAGTGAACCGGCTGGGATTTGGAATTTTGGTCCAAGGTGTCTGTCCATTTTCAAGGCTTGTGACACAGTAAATGTTCCTTGTTGTGCCATGGAAGTAAAACCTAGGATCCCAGCAGCCCAAATTGGGAAAATCCTTGCCAAGCATTTAACCTCTTCCACTTGTTGGATGCTGACAAGTTTCCACTTATTTGCTCTACTCCTATCAGGGTTTAGCTCCCCCTCCATTATTACAGCTGCTTTATTCAAACCCctatcaaaatataaatcagCCCATGTTAAGTTAAAACATTTGTATACAATAATCTTTCTAGCATTTCCCCCTCATCAAATTGGCTAGCTAAAGTATACTAAAATAATTCCACAAGTTAGAATCCAAGTTCTAGAAGAAATCGGtatacataataatatattatatttttgggtCATTGTAGGTGCATTTATCAGCTTTgttgtgattaatttttataaaaaaatttgattaattatctttaatGAAATCTCTCatctcaattatatttttttcatttataagatTTGCACTTGAGATATTACTTAAAAAGACCTATATTACTCAAACCAATAATTTATTGGTATATATAATACACTATATTTTGATTCTAAGATATTATTTGTAGCAACTTTAATTATTGGTCAATGATATAGGATAATGAAACACGCACCCATAATTGTAATATATGATAAAGCTCTTGCAAATGCAAATTGGATACTCCACCTCAATGAAAGAGATATCCATCTTACTAACCTAAATTGGTTGGTCAATGGTAGCTTTGACAAAACGTTTGTCCCAATAAGTGGAGGATCATAGAAAACCCCATCAACATGCTTCTCACGTGGTAGCTCAACTTTTCGTTTTCTATAAGCGGCCACTAGAACTTGTGCAATGCTAGTGAAAATGCTTCCTTCTGGCTTCACATGGACGTAGATCCTTGTTCCCACAAAGAACATGATGATGGAGCAGAACATACACACTGTTGGTATGGCAAAACCTATCTTCCAGCTAACGGAGTCTTGGATATACACAACCACTGTTTGAGTGATCAACAACACCACCGTGAAAGTGGTGTAGTACCAATTAAAGAAGCTATTGATACCTTTTTTCCCTTCATCTGTGGAGGGGTCAAATTGGTCCACACCAAATGGGATGCTACATGGCCTTATGCCAGCAGAGCCTACGCTTAATAGGCAAAGTCCCGTAAGTAGAGCACCTAGGTGAGGTGTGCTAGCTTTAACACATTGGTTCAATGCTTGTTGCTGAGGAGTGCATGGTGGAGGATGCAACTCTGGTAACCATGCTGTTAAAGTCACCACCACCATCCCCtgtcacaaaaaatttcaatagaAAATTCAGTTAGTTTTTCTTTAATGTATAGGAATCAAAGAGaggtattataaaataattcacacattatgttaataaattgaattgaatatctttttttagaaaattcaatTAGTTATGTGCCTATGTATGTGTATGGAACAAGACAATAAGAGTAATGCTATATCTTTTTACTATTCATCATTCATTAAATTTTCTTGCTTTCTTGTAATAAAGCATTattgaatgagaaaaaaataagtatatttaatatttaaaaatataaaatatattcaatacttctcgtgtaaaaaaaataaaaatataagatgcaGTAGGAGAATTTGGAATTGTTATCGAATAAACATCCAAAAATAAATGTCGAAGACAAAAGATAATAAGATACCATTGATGTCACGTTACGCATCATATCTATGAAATGggaaatgattatatatattattcggTTTTGTTAACAATGAGTGAAGAAATAAAGTAGAAAAGTTAGCTTATATTTACCTACGTCAACCACTTTTTGAGTTTAAAAAGCTAATATAATACATAGAATAATataagatataaaatataaacacatATATTAAActagagatttttttaaaagttattatgcATCCTAGTAAAtatgatgaatatttttatttatctaactatagtagtattatatatacatg contains:
- the LOC100776472 gene encoding protein NRT1/ PTR FAMILY 2.13, producing the protein MSASEDKGKKFSHSSWSLLCCRNGISSTTTSAAEREKNSEELSRNSSRSSSNKKPGGWKAMPFILGNETFERLAAFGLFANFMVYLTREFHLDQVYASNILNIWSGITNFFPLIGAFISDAYVGRFWTIAFASFSSLLGMVVVTLTAWLPELHPPPCTPQQQALNQCVKASTPHLGALLTGLCLLSVGSAGIRPCSIPFGVDQFDPSTDEGKKGINSFFNWYYTTFTVVLLITQTVVVYIQDSVSWKIGFAIPTVCMFCSIIMFFVGTRIYVHVKPEGSIFTSIAQVLVAAYRKRKVELPREKHVDGVFYDPPLIGTNVLSKLPLTNQFRGLNKAAVIMEGELNPDRSRANKWKLVSIQQVEEVKCLARIFPIWAAGILGFTSMAQQGTFTVSQALKMDRHLGPKFQIPAGSLGVISFITIGVWVPFYDRIMVPTLRRVTKHEGGITLLQRIGIGMVFSILSMVVAALVEKVRRDLANANPSPLGIAPMSVLWLVPQLVLMGLCEAFNVIGQIEFFNRQFPDHMRSIANALFSCSFAGASYVSSALVTTVHHVTRTHSHPDWLTNDINAGRLDYFYYLVAGTGVLNLVYFLIVAQRYHYKGSGDLQDNAQDVELASKGKS